A region from the Nitrospirota bacterium genome encodes:
- a CDS encoding BON domain-containing protein, producing the protein MSEKDRVKKEVCAAFERERRINLHRFPVTIDYRDGVLTLEGEVEHVAAKKLAMELAIAVPGVTGIVDRLRVAPATRMGDGAILDAVRDALLQEPALQSCTIRVLRKGQRETVREVQTEPHGVIDVSVADGVVLLDNHVANHVQKRIAGVLAWWVPGSRDVINGMEVVSEQPDSDEEMAKAVRLALKEDRLIRSDEIRVAVARSVVTLEGTVPSEAQKEMAEFDAWYVFGVDQVVNKLEVR; encoded by the coding sequence ATGTCCGAGAAAGATCGCGTCAAGAAGGAAGTGTGCGCGGCCTTCGAACGGGAGCGTCGCATCAACCTGCACCGTTTTCCGGTCACGATCGACTACCGGGACGGGGTCCTGACCCTGGAAGGCGAGGTCGAGCACGTGGCCGCCAAGAAGCTGGCCATGGAGCTCGCCATCGCCGTGCCGGGCGTGACCGGCATCGTGGACCGGCTCCGCGTCGCGCCGGCGACGCGCATGGGGGACGGAGCGATCCTCGACGCGGTGCGGGACGCCCTGCTGCAGGAGCCGGCCCTGCAGAGCTGCACGATCCGGGTCCTGCGCAAGGGCCAACGGGAGACCGTGCGGGAGGTTCAGACGGAGCCCCACGGGGTCATCGACGTCTCGGTGGCCGACGGGGTCGTGCTGCTGGACAACCACGTGGCGAACCATGTCCAGAAGCGCATCGCGGGCGTGCTGGCCTGGTGGGTGCCCGGGAGCCGCGACGTGATCAACGGCATGGAGGTCGTGTCCGAGCAGCCGGATTCCGACGAAGAGATGGCCAAGGCGGTGCGGCTGGCCCTCAAGGAGGATCGCCTGATCCGGTCTGACGAGATCCGCGTGGCCGTGGCCCGCTCGGTCGTCACGCTGGAGGGGACCGTCCCCAGCGAGGCGCAAAAAGAGATGGCGGAGTTCGACGCCTGGTACGTCTTCGGCGTGGACCAGGTCGTGAACAAGCTCGAGGTGCGGTAG
- the amrS gene encoding AmmeMemoRadiSam system radical SAM enzyme yields the protein MREALFYEVEADRRVRCTLCPHLCTVAPGRRGACGVRLNREGKLYTLVADRVVSQEIDPIEKKPLFHVLPGSSAYSIATVGCNLRCQFCQNWQISQGPKGRQAEPSDFRCEPLADAAPDRTMGLPVTPESVVADARASGCESIAYTYTEPTIFFELALETAKAARAAGLKNLFVTNGFITPEPLRMIAPYLDAANIDLKGFRDAYYKRVCGAPLQPVLDAIRLYKQLGVWIELTTLLVPGRNDGEEELRELAGFIVADLGDEVPWHISRFFPAYRMEQVPVTPIESLRRAERIGRAAGLKYVYLGNLFDHEGMDTQCPGCGTRLIRRAWLFTVENRLADGACPACGRRIPGVWK from the coding sequence ATGCGGGAGGCGTTGTTCTACGAGGTCGAGGCGGACCGGCGGGTCCGCTGCACCCTGTGCCCGCACTTGTGCACGGTCGCGCCTGGGCGCCGCGGGGCCTGCGGGGTGCGGCTCAACCGGGAGGGGAAGCTCTACACGCTGGTCGCCGATCGGGTGGTCTCCCAGGAGATCGACCCGATCGAGAAGAAACCGCTCTTTCATGTTCTCCCCGGCTCCTCGGCCTACTCGATTGCGACCGTCGGGTGCAACCTGCGCTGTCAGTTCTGCCAGAACTGGCAGATCTCCCAGGGGCCCAAGGGGCGCCAGGCCGAGCCGTCGGACTTCCGCTGCGAGCCCCTGGCCGATGCGGCGCCGGACCGGACGATGGGGCTCCCCGTGACGCCCGAGTCGGTGGTCGCCGACGCCCGCGCCAGCGGCTGCGAGAGCATCGCCTACACCTACACGGAACCGACGATCTTTTTCGAGCTGGCCTTGGAGACCGCGAAGGCCGCCCGCGCCGCCGGCCTGAAGAACCTCTTCGTCACGAACGGCTTCATCACGCCGGAGCCGCTGCGGATGATCGCGCCCTACCTGGACGCGGCCAACATCGACTTGAAGGGCTTCCGCGACGCCTATTACAAACGGGTCTGCGGGGCCCCGCTCCAGCCGGTTCTGGACGCGATCCGGTTGTACAAGCAGCTCGGCGTCTGGATCGAGCTGACCACCCTGCTCGTCCCGGGCCGGAACGACGGGGAGGAAGAGCTGCGGGAACTGGCCGGGTTCATCGTGGCCGACCTGGGCGACGAGGTGCCCTGGCACATCAGCCGCTTTTTCCCGGCCTACAGGATGGAGCAGGTGCCCGTCACGCCGATCGAGAGCCTCCGCCGCGCCGAGCGGATCGGGCGAGCGGCTGGGCTCAAGTACGTCTATCTCGGCAACCTGTTCGACCACGAAGGGATGGACACTCAGTGCCCCGGCTGCGGGACGCGGCTGATCCGGCGGGCCTGGCTCTTCACGGTGGAGAACCGGCTGGCGGACGGGGCCTGCCCGGCCTGCGGAAGACGGATCCCGGGGGTCTGGAAATAA
- a CDS encoding Hsp20/alpha crystallin family protein has product MAGKGKEKKESRALTPRKAPELIPRREEFDRWFDRMVEEFWHRPFPGLFHPERWWPARAVSVPSPALDVYEEKDEVVVKAELPGMAKEEIEVNLAGDVLTIKGEKKKEEEIKEEDYRYRERSYGSFARSLELPCEVKADQVKATFKDGVLEVRLPKTEEAKKQSVAVKID; this is encoded by the coding sequence ATGGCAGGGAAAGGAAAGGAGAAGAAGGAATCCAGAGCGCTGACCCCCAGAAAAGCTCCCGAGCTGATCCCGCGCCGTGAGGAATTCGACCGCTGGTTCGACCGGATGGTCGAGGAGTTCTGGCACCGGCCGTTCCCCGGTCTCTTCCATCCCGAACGGTGGTGGCCCGCCCGAGCGGTCTCCGTCCCGTCGCCAGCCTTGGACGTGTACGAAGAGAAGGACGAGGTCGTCGTGAAGGCGGAGCTGCCCGGCATGGCCAAGGAAGAGATCGAGGTCAACCTGGCGGGCGACGTGCTGACCATCAAGGGCGAGAAGAAAAAGGAGGAGGAGATCAAGGAAGAGGACTATCGGTACCGCGAGCGGTCCTACGGCTCGTTCGCCCGGAGCCTCGAGCTGCCCTGCGAGGTCAAGGCCGATCAGGTCAAGGCGACGTTCAAAGACGGCGTCCTGGAGGTTCGTCTGCCGAAGACCGAGGAAGCCAAGAAGCAATCGGTCGCGGTCAAGATCGACTGA
- the dinB gene encoding DNA polymerase IV: protein MRIVGHLDMDAFFAAIEERDTPSLRGLPLVVGADPRGGKGRGVVSTANYRAREYGIHSALPISQAWRLSQAAARRGKPPAAFLPVDMEKYARVSNRVMEILRRFAPVVEQASIDEAYLDLSSTGSYVGAESLCRAIKRAIKDEEQLTASVGIGPNKLVAKIASGLHKPDGLTVVPDQEVEAVLAPLPVRTIPGIGPKTEAALAKRGIGLVRDLMRCSQAELQAQFGKRGLDFYEKARGRDEEPVQEAYEVKSVGEQETFDQDTRDPLFLTERLTVMCEEVMARLREEGFASFRTVVLTVRFADFETISRAHTLRAPAASLNPLKVEAMKLLMPFLDRRENPGHKRIRLLGIRVEKLQREPAPSSHDERR, encoded by the coding sequence ATGAGAATCGTGGGGCACCTGGACATGGACGCCTTCTTCGCGGCGATCGAGGAACGGGACACGCCTTCGCTGCGCGGGCTCCCGCTCGTCGTGGGGGCCGATCCCCGCGGCGGCAAGGGCCGGGGCGTGGTCTCCACCGCCAACTACCGGGCGCGGGAGTACGGCATCCATTCCGCCCTGCCGATCTCGCAGGCCTGGCGCCTCTCCCAGGCGGCCGCGCGCCGGGGAAAGCCCCCCGCCGCGTTCCTCCCGGTGGACATGGAAAAGTACGCGCGCGTTTCGAACCGCGTCATGGAAATCCTGCGCCGGTTCGCGCCGGTGGTGGAGCAGGCCAGCATTGACGAAGCCTACCTCGACCTGAGCTCCACCGGCTCCTATGTCGGGGCCGAAAGCCTGTGCCGCGCGATCAAACGGGCGATCAAGGACGAAGAGCAGCTCACGGCCTCGGTGGGCATCGGCCCCAACAAGCTGGTGGCCAAGATCGCCTCGGGCCTGCACAAGCCGGACGGCCTGACGGTCGTGCCCGACCAGGAGGTCGAAGCGGTGCTCGCACCGCTCCCCGTCCGGACCATTCCCGGCATCGGGCCCAAGACCGAGGCGGCGCTCGCGAAGCGGGGCATCGGGCTCGTCCGGGATCTCATGCGCTGTTCCCAGGCCGAGCTGCAGGCCCAGTTCGGGAAACGGGGCCTCGACTTCTACGAGAAGGCGCGCGGCAGAGACGAGGAACCGGTCCAGGAAGCCTATGAGGTGAAATCCGTCGGTGAGCAGGAGACCTTCGATCAGGACACCCGTGATCCTCTGTTTCTCACCGAGCGGCTGACGGTCATGTGCGAAGAGGTCATGGCCCGGTTGCGCGAGGAGGGGTTCGCTTCGTTCCGGACCGTCGTCCTGACCGTCCGGTTCGCCGACTTCGAAACGATTTCGCGGGCCCATACCCTGCGCGCTCCCGCCGCCTCGCTCAACCCGCTCAAAGTCGAGGCGATGAAGCTCTTGATGCCGTTCCTGGACCGGCGCGAGAATCCGGGCCACAAAAGAATCCGCCTGCTCGGGATCCGCGTCGAAAAATTGCAGCGGGAGCCCGCGCCCTCGTCTCACGATGAAAGGAGATGA
- the dnaJ gene encoding molecular chaperone DnaJ: protein MVTTEQKRDYYEVLGVDRSATRDQIKQAYRKLALQYHPDRSKDPNATAKFREIAEAYAVLSDENKRKEYDATGHAGVRERWTDEDLMRDFQFGDFFGGRFGDLFGIFGDALGRGARPGREPSRGLDLRYDLDLTLEEAARGGDRVIHVTRSEKCPTCGGSGAKPGTKPVTCPACGGTGQTQQVRTGKGMKVVTLTTCNRCRGRGQWIESPCPSCQGNGLRFVPHSLKVQIPAGVDDGTVIRLAGQGEAAADGSQPGDLLIRTHLRPHPVFQRQNDDLYTAASIGIAEAALGTSLMVPSLGGGTMQVKIPPGTQSGTSLRLAGKGMPRLGGKGKGNLYVILEVRTPTDLTQRQRELLDEFARLETSKKR, encoded by the coding sequence ATGGTGACCACCGAGCAGAAGCGCGACTATTACGAAGTCCTCGGAGTGGACCGGTCCGCCACGCGCGACCAGATCAAACAAGCCTATCGCAAGCTCGCGCTGCAATACCATCCGGACCGGAGCAAGGATCCGAACGCCACGGCCAAGTTCCGGGAGATCGCGGAGGCCTATGCGGTCCTCTCGGACGAGAACAAGCGGAAGGAATACGACGCGACGGGCCATGCGGGGGTCCGCGAGCGCTGGACGGACGAAGACCTCATGCGGGACTTCCAGTTCGGCGACTTCTTCGGCGGGCGGTTCGGCGACCTGTTCGGAATCTTCGGGGACGCCCTCGGCCGGGGAGCCAGGCCCGGCCGCGAACCGTCGCGGGGCCTGGACCTCCGCTACGACCTGGACCTGACGCTCGAAGAGGCGGCCAGGGGAGGAGACCGCGTGATCCACGTCACGCGCTCCGAGAAGTGCCCGACCTGCGGCGGGAGCGGTGCCAAGCCCGGGACCAAGCCCGTCACCTGCCCGGCCTGCGGAGGGACCGGGCAGACGCAGCAGGTCCGGACCGGGAAGGGCATGAAGGTCGTCACGCTGACGACCTGCAATCGGTGCCGCGGGCGGGGCCAGTGGATCGAGTCCCCCTGCCCGTCCTGCCAGGGCAACGGGCTGCGTTTCGTGCCCCACAGCCTCAAGGTGCAGATCCCGGCCGGCGTGGACGACGGAACGGTCATCCGGCTGGCCGGCCAGGGCGAAGCCGCCGCGGACGGGAGCCAGCCGGGCGATCTTCTGATCCGGACGCACCTCCGCCCCCACCCGGTCTTCCAGCGTCAGAACGACGACCTCTACACGGCCGCATCGATCGGGATTGCCGAGGCCGCGCTCGGCACCAGCCTCATGGTTCCGTCCCTGGGAGGAGGAACGATGCAGGTGAAGATCCCCCCCGGCACTCAGAGCGGCACCTCCCTCCGCCTGGCCGGCAAGGGCATGCCGCGGCTCGGCGGCAAGGGCAAGGGCAACCTGTACGTGATCCTGGAGGTCCGCACGCCCACCGACCTCACCCAGCGGCAGCGGGAGCTGCTCGACGAGTTCGCCCGGCTGGAAACGAGCAAGAAACGATGA
- a CDS encoding pyruvate synthase — MTMSGELLTGNLAAAWGARLAEVDYVPAFPITPQTEIVETLAGWCERGDLAARFVTMDSEHSMMTAAGAAAAAGARVFTATSSQGLLYAFEVLYTVAGWRVPLVLVNVSRALAAPITLESDHNDVLAARDSGFLQIHAETCQEVLDSILIAYRIAEDQRVCLPAIVNMDGFYLSFTREPVSRPEPDRVRAFLPPYRPSHLGFKASRPQALGVAVLNSVGYSHFRYQMHLAAMNALAVHQEAADDFARLFGRRYDLVDGYRLEDAEDVLVMSNAFATKGKAAVAAARARGRRVGLLRLRVIRPWPSAAITQALKGRRTVAVLDQNLAPGLGGILYQEVAATLGGEPDRPRALCSFVGGLGGRNIAEGEFEAIFARMAEAGERGRGVGPILLYTEEDRRQMDQWVTIAGNR, encoded by the coding sequence ATGACGATGAGCGGCGAGCTGCTGACCGGCAACCTGGCGGCGGCCTGGGGCGCGCGCCTGGCCGAGGTGGATTACGTCCCGGCCTTCCCGATCACGCCCCAGACGGAGATCGTGGAGACGCTGGCCGGCTGGTGCGAGCGCGGCGACCTGGCCGCGCGCTTCGTCACGATGGACTCCGAGCACTCGATGATGACGGCCGCCGGGGCCGCCGCCGCCGCCGGGGCGCGGGTCTTCACCGCCACCTCCAGCCAGGGGCTCCTGTACGCGTTCGAGGTTCTCTACACGGTGGCCGGCTGGCGCGTGCCGCTGGTGCTCGTGAACGTCTCCCGCGCCCTGGCCGCGCCGATCACCCTCGAGTCGGACCACAACGACGTGCTGGCCGCGCGCGATTCCGGCTTCCTCCAGATCCATGCTGAGACCTGCCAGGAGGTGCTGGACTCGATCCTGATCGCCTATCGCATCGCGGAGGACCAACGGGTCTGCCTTCCGGCCATCGTGAACATGGACGGCTTCTACCTCTCGTTCACGAGGGAGCCGGTCTCACGCCCGGAGCCGGACCGGGTCCGGGCCTTCCTCCCGCCCTACCGTCCGTCGCACCTGGGCTTCAAGGCCTCGCGGCCCCAGGCCCTGGGGGTCGCCGTGCTCAACTCGGTCGGCTACTCCCATTTCCGCTATCAGATGCACCTGGCGGCCATGAACGCCTTGGCGGTTCACCAGGAAGCAGCGGACGACTTCGCGCGGCTCTTCGGCCGGCGCTATGACCTGGTGGACGGGTACCGGTTGGAGGATGCGGAGGACGTCCTCGTGATGAGCAACGCCTTCGCGACGAAGGGCAAGGCTGCGGTGGCCGCGGCGCGGGCGAGGGGCCGGCGCGTGGGCCTGCTCCGCCTTCGGGTCATCCGACCCTGGCCCTCCGCGGCGATCACGCAGGCGTTGAAAGGTCGCCGGACCGTGGCGGTGCTGGATCAGAATCTGGCGCCAGGGCTCGGCGGCATCCTGTATCAGGAGGTGGCCGCCACGCTCGGCGGCGAGCCGGATCGGCCTAGGGCCCTCTGCTCGTTCGTCGGAGGACTGGGAGGCCGCAACATTGCGGAGGGCGAGTTCGAGGCGATTTTTGCCCGGATGGCCGAAGCGGGCGAGCGGGGGCGCGGCGTCGGGCCCATCCTGCTCTATACCGAGGAAGACCGGCGCCAGATGGACCAGTGGGTGACGATTGCGGGAAACAGGTGA
- a CDS encoding 2-oxoacid:acceptor oxidoreductase family protein codes for MVRIRFHGRGGQGAKTAARLVATAAFLEGWMAQDSPLYGAERRGAPMTAFARLDRAPIRERGMIARPDLVVVADDSLLADPAAHVGDGVEADTVVFVNSEQAVTQLLERAPCPGRLLTGDLTGLVLAQLGKAGALSGPLGAVAARLVGLSETNLRTALVMELGELGLPVPVIEQNLSMAHACFELVQPVPLRQNGDRPGQPASLRTPTYEPPTSGTARISALANVTVRKTGGWRTFRPVLDPEKCIGCWMCYLHCPDGAVRMTGATHPLIDYDHCKGCLLCVEECPTLALISEREAGLVRRSS; via the coding sequence ATGGTCAGGATCAGGTTTCACGGACGGGGCGGACAGGGAGCCAAGACCGCGGCGCGCCTCGTCGCCACCGCCGCCTTTCTGGAGGGGTGGATGGCGCAGGACTCGCCGCTGTACGGGGCGGAACGGCGAGGCGCACCGATGACGGCCTTTGCCCGGCTGGATCGGGCGCCGATCCGGGAGCGGGGGATGATCGCCAGGCCCGACCTGGTGGTCGTCGCGGACGACTCGCTGCTCGCCGATCCGGCGGCGCACGTGGGGGACGGCGTGGAAGCGGACACCGTCGTTTTCGTGAACAGCGAGCAGGCGGTCACGCAGCTCCTGGAACGGGCCCCGTGCCCCGGTCGGCTCCTGACCGGGGACCTGACCGGCCTCGTCCTGGCCCAGCTCGGCAAGGCCGGGGCTCTGAGCGGCCCGCTGGGAGCCGTCGCGGCCCGCCTGGTCGGGCTGAGCGAAACGAATCTCCGCACGGCCCTCGTCATGGAGCTCGGTGAGCTGGGCCTGCCCGTTCCGGTCATCGAGCAGAATCTCTCGATGGCGCACGCCTGCTTCGAGCTGGTCCAACCGGTCCCGCTCCGACAGAACGGGGATCGGCCGGGCCAGCCGGCCTCGCTCCGGACGCCGACCTATGAGCCGCCGACGAGCGGAACGGCGCGGATCTCGGCCTTGGCCAACGTCACGGTCCGGAAAACCGGAGGCTGGCGGACCTTCCGGCCGGTGCTCGATCCGGAGAAGTGCATCGGTTGCTGGATGTGCTACCTGCACTGTCCCGACGGAGCCGTGCGGATGACCGGCGCCACCCACCCGCTCATCGACTATGACCATTGCAAGGGCTGCCTGCTCTGCGTGGAGGAATGTCCGACGCTCGCCCTGATCTCCGAACGTGAAGCGGGCCTCGTGAGGCGCAGTTCGTGA
- a CDS encoding methionine adenosyltransferase: protein MTSSIVIQESPAAPVEDQRIEIVERKGIGHPDTICDAVAERVAVELSRAYVRSFGRILHHNIDKGLLVAGQVDVRFGGGRVVEPMRLIIGDRATDRIEDKVLPVGRIAKEAARDWFKQNLPSLDPDRHFRYQVELKPCSAELGAIFAPRRGPMVANDTSAGVGYAPLTPTERLVLSVERFLNGPLFKSEFPETGQDVKVLAARLGRDLSLTVAMPLLAAHVGSEAAYFRLKARAHRAIQGFVQGQPHGCRRVLVQLNALDRPGRGLDGVYLSLLGTSAEQGDSGQVGRGNRVCGVIALNRPMSGEAAAGKNAVSHVGKIYNVLAHQLAMRIHRQVPGVREATVWLCSAIGQRIDRPSLAAAQVSLAPGIPLRRVQPQIQAIIRRGLAEIGPFCDDLSRGKYQVY from the coding sequence ATGACTTCGAGCATCGTGATCCAGGAATCTCCCGCCGCTCCGGTGGAAGACCAGCGGATCGAGATCGTCGAACGGAAGGGCATCGGCCATCCGGACACGATCTGCGACGCGGTGGCGGAACGGGTCGCCGTGGAACTGTCCCGCGCCTACGTCAGATCCTTCGGGCGCATCCTTCACCACAACATTGACAAGGGGCTGCTCGTGGCGGGCCAGGTGGATGTGCGGTTCGGAGGCGGGCGGGTCGTGGAGCCGATGCGCCTGATCATCGGGGACCGGGCCACGGACCGCATCGAAGACAAGGTCCTGCCGGTGGGCCGGATCGCCAAGGAGGCGGCCCGGGACTGGTTCAAGCAGAACCTCCCCTCGCTCGATCCGGACCGGCACTTCCGCTACCAGGTCGAATTGAAGCCCTGCTCCGCCGAGCTTGGCGCCATCTTCGCCCCGCGCCGGGGTCCGATGGTCGCCAACGACACCTCGGCCGGGGTCGGCTACGCGCCGTTGACGCCGACGGAGCGACTGGTCCTGAGCGTCGAGCGGTTCCTCAACGGGCCGCTCTTCAAGAGCGAATTCCCGGAGACCGGCCAGGACGTCAAAGTCCTGGCGGCCCGCCTGGGCCGGGACCTTTCGCTGACCGTCGCCATGCCCCTGCTGGCGGCTCACGTCGGCTCCGAGGCCGCCTACTTCCGGCTCAAGGCCCGCGCGCACCGGGCCATCCAGGGGTTCGTCCAGGGACAGCCGCACGGGTGCCGGCGGGTGCTGGTCCAGTTGAACGCGCTGGACCGTCCCGGCAGGGGGCTCGACGGCGTCTACCTCTCGCTGCTGGGGACCTCCGCCGAGCAGGGCGACTCGGGGCAGGTCGGCCGCGGCAACCGGGTGTGCGGCGTGATCGCGCTGAACCGCCCGATGAGCGGCGAGGCCGCGGCCGGGAAGAACGCGGTGAGCCACGTGGGGAAGATCTACAACGTCCTGGCGCACCAACTGGCGATGCGGATCCACCGGCAGGTGCCGGGCGTGCGGGAGGCGACGGTCTGGCTGTGCAGCGCGATCGGCCAGCGCATCGACCGCCCGAGCCTCGCCGCGGCGCAGGTGAGCCTGGCTCCCGGGATTCCGCTCAGGCGCGTGCAGCCCCAGATTCAGGCGATCATCCGGCGCGGGCTGGCGGAGATCGGCCCGTTCTGCGACGACCTGTCCCGGGGCAAGTATCAGGTGTATTGA
- a CDS encoding CBS domain-containing protein translates to MAKQKAAMSDRQLADFSRLTVARFMERDVQVGHRHTKADVLASQMIEGFGAVPIVDEQQHLVGIVSEFDLLGALEQGRRWGDVSAQDLMSPNPYSVRPETDLGTLVHVLRASQLIRVPVVDAAGKLVGIVARRDILRGYLNYGMSPNL, encoded by the coding sequence ATGGCGAAACAGAAGGCGGCGATGAGCGACCGGCAACTGGCTGACTTCAGCCGGCTGACCGTGGCGCGGTTCATGGAGAGGGACGTGCAGGTCGGCCACCGGCACACGAAGGCCGACGTGCTGGCCTCGCAGATGATCGAGGGATTCGGCGCCGTGCCGATCGTAGACGAGCAGCAGCACCTCGTGGGGATCGTCAGCGAGTTCGACCTCCTGGGCGCCCTCGAGCAGGGCCGTCGGTGGGGCGACGTTTCGGCCCAGGATCTCATGTCGCCGAACCCCTACTCGGTCCGGCCGGAGACGGACCTGGGCACCCTGGTCCACGTCCTCCGGGCCAGCCAGCTCATCCGGGTGCCGGTCGTGGATGCGGCCGGCAAGCTGGTCGGGATCGTGGCGCGGCGCGACATCCTGCGCGGCTATTTGAACTACGGCATGTCGCCGAACCTATGA
- a CDS encoding CBS domain-containing protein: protein MRRTEYMVKGCDPATLTVRQLMEDAVVTCSPQASGFDIARILSEWNFGSVPIVDEDKTLMGLVSESDLLDAVIAGKDLRTIKASDLMTKQVVTASEDTTLVDLATLFQDRYLIRVPVVNGRKLVGIVARRDIVFGYVKARSDYWP, encoded by the coding sequence ATGAGACGCACGGAGTACATGGTCAAGGGATGCGATCCGGCAACCCTGACGGTGAGGCAGCTCATGGAAGACGCGGTCGTCACCTGCAGTCCCCAGGCTAGCGGGTTCGACATCGCCCGTATCCTGAGCGAGTGGAACTTCGGCAGCGTCCCGATCGTGGACGAGGACAAGACGCTGATGGGGCTGGTCAGCGAGTCCGACCTGCTCGATGCGGTGATCGCCGGCAAGGACCTGCGGACGATCAAGGCGTCGGACCTGATGACCAAGCAGGTGGTCACCGCGAGCGAGGACACGACGCTGGTGGACCTCGCCACCTTGTTCCAGGACCGCTATTTGATCCGTGTGCCGGTGGTCAACGGAAGGAAGCTGGTGGGAATCGTCGCCAGACGCGACATCGTCTTCGGCTATGTGAAGGCGCGCTCCGACTACTGGCCGTGA
- a CDS encoding PAS and helix-turn-helix domain-containing protein — protein MKQVLSMLAGAADGAMLVDEQGRVVFWNRAAERMLGFRAEAVLGRPCHDVFRGQTLGGHPLCSASCVIGTRVAAGRSVRNFDMQTRTKAGRMVWLNISSLPVPTGRKGRFWAAHLFRDITKQAKVRQLVEELRSAVCSLRSASGAPYQEEPPPIPSSLPLTEREAEVLRLLASGKGTKAIAEALFVSQATVRNHIQHVLEKLGAHTRLEALAIAFPPRSPAS, from the coding sequence ATGAAGCAGGTCCTGTCCATGCTCGCCGGTGCCGCCGATGGGGCTATGCTCGTTGACGAGCAGGGGAGGGTGGTGTTTTGGAATCGGGCCGCGGAGCGGATGCTGGGTTTTCGGGCCGAGGCGGTTCTTGGCCGTCCGTGTCACGACGTGTTCCGCGGGCAGACGTTGGGCGGCCATCCCCTGTGCTCGGCGTCTTGTGTCATCGGGACCAGGGTCGCCGCCGGCCGCTCGGTGCGCAACTTCGACATGCAGACCCGCACCAAGGCCGGTCGGATGGTCTGGCTGAACATCAGCTCCCTTCCCGTCCCCACCGGGAGGAAAGGCCGGTTTTGGGCCGCGCACCTGTTCCGCGACATCACCAAGCAGGCCAAAGTCCGCCAGTTGGTCGAGGAGCTCCGTTCGGCGGTGTGCAGCCTCCGATCGGCAAGTGGCGCTCCGTACCAGGAGGAGCCGCCGCCGATCCCCTCCAGCCTTCCCCTCACCGAGCGCGAGGCTGAAGTGCTCCGGCTGCTCGCCTCGGGCAAGGGCACGAAGGCCATCGCCGAGGCCCTCTTTGTCAGCCAGGCCACCGTCCGCAATCATATCCAGCACGTTCTGGAGAAACTCGGAGCCCACACCAGGCTTGAAGCCCTGGCGATCGCGTTCCCACCCCGTTCTCCCGCCTCGTAG
- a CDS encoding GYD domain-containing protein, with amino-acid sequence MGTYVMLTKLAPDALTRPGAVSGLNKKVESRIKKECPGVKWLANYAVLGPCDYLDIFEAPDSDTATKVALLVRSFGHATTETWVATQWDRYEGLARRLKG; translated from the coding sequence ATGGGCACCTATGTCATGCTGACCAAGCTGGCGCCGGACGCGCTGACCCGCCCGGGCGCGGTGTCAGGGTTGAACAAGAAGGTCGAGAGCCGCATCAAGAAGGAATGCCCCGGGGTGAAATGGCTGGCCAACTACGCCGTGCTGGGACCCTGCGACTATCTGGACATCTTCGAGGCGCCCGACTCCGATACGGCCACCAAGGTCGCGCTGCTCGTCCGCTCGTTCGGCCATGCCACCACGGAAACGTGGGTGGCGACCCAATGGGACCGGTACGAAGGACTGGCCAGGCGGCTGAAGGGCTGA
- a CDS encoding ABC transporter substrate-binding protein, translating to MTARSSGVRHGRRSGRGLVLVACATVLLTAPAIAAVSPTETVRTTINEVIRILSDEDMKKPERLKERRKRLETVIGNRFDYEEMSRRTLAAHWSKLTEAERREFVESFRAFLSATYGGKIEGYSGEQVEYLQERREGNYAEVRTRIVSDKLVLPMDYRLMSKEGDWRVYDVVADGVSLVKNYRGQFDKVLRESSYAALVEKLRKKSEDSGSPKAERER from the coding sequence ATGACCGCGCGCTCGTCCGGCGTCCGGCACGGCCGCCGATCGGGGCGAGGTCTCGTCCTCGTCGCTTGCGCGACCGTCCTGCTCACCGCGCCGGCGATCGCGGCGGTGTCGCCGACCGAAACCGTCAGGACCACGATCAACGAGGTGATCCGCATCCTCTCCGACGAAGACATGAAGAAGCCCGAACGGCTCAAGGAGCGCCGCAAGCGGCTCGAAACGGTGATCGGGAACCGGTTCGATTACGAGGAGATGTCGAGGCGGACCCTGGCGGCGCACTGGAGCAAGCTCACCGAGGCGGAGAGGCGGGAATTCGTCGAGTCGTTCCGCGCCTTTTTGTCGGCCACCTACGGAGGCAAGATCGAAGGGTATTCCGGCGAGCAGGTCGAGTACCTCCAAGAGCGGCGCGAGGGGAATTACGCCGAGGTCCGGACCCGAATCGTCTCGGACAAGCTCGTCCTGCCGATGGATTACCGTCTCATGAGCAAGGAGGGGGACTGGCGCGTGTACGACGTCGTGGCCGACGGCGTCAGCCTGGTGAAGAACTACCGGGGCCAGTTCGACAAGGTCCTCCGCGAGTCCTCCTATGCGGCGCTGGTCGAGAAGCTCCGGAAGAAGTCGGAGGACAGCGGCTCCCCGAAGGCCGAACGGGAGAGATGA